The sequence AAACAAAATCTTATCCTCTTTAATTTCGACTATTTCTTCAGTTTCATTTTGGTTTATTCCGTTGGTTTGAGCCCAAACTGGCTTATCTCCGGTCATTTTCCAAGTTCCAACTATACGACTTAAAGCATCATTTCTCAGAATCGTTTTCAACGCATCTACTTTTTTAGCAGATTCTTTTCCTAGTTCATTTTCAGGTTTAAGTCTTGAAGCTATGGAAAACAAGTCTAATGCTTTTCTAAAATCAGCTTTTTGGTAATACGAAACGGCTAATTCGTATCTGCTTTTTTGAAATGCAGTTTTCGGATCATTTTGAGAAAAACTTTTAAAAGAAAGCAAAAAAACTAAAAGAACAGGGTATTTTTTCATTAATAATGCAGTTATTTATTTTCTGCAAACCTAACTTTTTATAATGACACTTTGTTACGGTTTTCCACATTTGGATTATTTACTGCAAAAAATAAAAAAGCCGTCATTTTCATTTAGACTGCACCCAAAATTTTAGACAAATTTATAATTAAGTTTGATAATGATGAGCTCGATATTTTATCGGGCTCATTTTGTTTAAATTTGATTTAATTCTTTGGTTATTATAATAGATTATATATCTATTGATTTCTTTTTTTAATTGTTCTATTGATTTGAATTTTTGGGTATAAAACATTTCGGATTTTAATATTCCAAAGAAGTTTTCAATAATTGCATTATCCAAGCAGTTTCCTTTTCTTGACATGCTTTGTTTGATTCCTTTTTGTTCTAATAGATGTTGGTAATGTTTCATTTGGTATTGCCAGCCTTGGTCAGAATGAAGTATCAAATTTGTATTGTTTGGTATTTTCCTAAAGGCTTTTTTCAGCATCATAACTACTTGATTGAACACTGGCCTCTCTGTGAGTTCATAGCTGATTATTTCCCCGTTAAACAAGTCGATTATCGGTGACAAATACAACTTGTTTCCAGCTACATTGAACTCTGTTATATCAGTTGCCCATTTTTGATTTGGGGCTTGTGCTTTAAAATTTCTCTCTAGTATATTTGGGGCTATTTTGCCATTTTCACCTCTATAAGATTTATACTTTTTTACTCTAATAATACTCTTCAGCCCCAATAGATTCATTAACCTGAGAACTGTTTTATGATTGATAATCAATCCCCTGTTTTGCAGTTCATCGGTTATCCTTCTATAGCCATAACGCCCTTTATGCTTTTGATAAATGACTTTAATCAGCTCTTTGGCTTCTTTGTATTTATCAGGTGACTTGCTTTGTTTTTGATGATAATAAAAACTGCTGCGTGCCATATTTGCTAGGTTGAGAAGTAATTCCAAACCAAATTTATGCCTTAATTCGTTTATGGCTTTGGATTTTTCCTGGCTTGAATTAAGGCTTGAAGCTTTTTTAGCAATTCATTCTCACAACGAAGTCTTTCGTTCTCTTTTAGCAGTTCTTGCTCTCTTGTCAAGGGCCTGTCTGATTTGCGGTTTTTGCCTTTATTATCACTCATCGATATGGGTCTGCCTCTTTGTTTTGGTTTTAATCCTGTCAGTCCAAAGTTAGCAAAATCTTTTTTCCATTTTAAAATCATGGAAACATTGGGAATATTGAATCTTATGCCAGCCTGCATCAGGGAAAGAGATTCCTTTTCTATGCGTTTGAGTACTTTCAGCTTAAATTCGGCTGAATAGCTTTGGTTGATTCGTGGCAATAAACCAATTTCACCATATGTCTTATAAAAACTGACCCACTTACGAATATTCCATCTTGCAGTCTGCTTCAATTTTGAAACATATCCAGCTGAATATTTTTTCTTTAAAACCAATTCTACACATTCTAATCTAAATGCATAGTCATACTTTGCTTTTCTTTCCATAAAAAATGCCCCGAATAGTGTCTAACTTTTTGGGGCATGTTCATTTAAAAAGACGGCTTTTTACTTCATATTTATTACCAATTACTGAGCTGACCAAGTATTATTCTTAGGAGTTGCATCCATAAAAATACCACCATCTATTGTAATTTGTTTAATTTGCTTCTTATTTTTCAGAGTAATTGTTGCCAATTTTTGGTTCGTTTCCCAAATTGCAGGCGTTTGATGAATTACTTCAGTTGAATTATCTTCATACACAACTTTTAAATCAAAAGGAACCGCAAATCCTCCAGTATTTTCAATTGCAATTTTATTCTTTTCTACATTTTTAATCGAAAGGTCAATGTAGTTATTAGTGAAAAACCAATTGTTGAAGAACCAATTCAGATTTTTTCCAGTTGCTGTGTTGAACGAATTGAAATAATCCCATGGAATTGGGTGTTTACCATTCCAATTGTCCATATAAGCATGCAAAGCTTTTTTGAATAAATCGTCGCCTAACATATCTTTTAAAGCCAAATACGAAAGAGAAGGTTTTCCATATGAATTATTTCCATAACCCGGTCCTGAAAGTTGAGATGACATTGAAATAATAGGTTGATCCTCTTCTGTAGATAAATCAGTGATATATTGCTGTACTCTAAAGCTTTTGTAAAACTTATCAGCTGCTTCTTTGCCATGTTCTGAAATTCCAATTAAATATTCAAAAGTAGTTGCCCAACCTTCATCCATAAAAGCATAACGTGTTTCATTGATTCCCATGTAAAACGGAAAATAAGTATGCGCCACTTCGTGATCCTGAACCAACTGTGCAAAAACTGGATCTCCCATTTGCGAATCGTTGCACATCATTGGATATTCCATGTCAGCAAAACCTTGAAAAGCCGTCATTTTTGAAAACGGATACGGAACTCCAGGCCAATTATTTGAAAAGAAATCTAATGCATATTGATTATTTTTAATCGAATTCACAAAATCTGTTCCCTTTACATCGTACGCCGCTTGAACACTTGCACGTCGATTTGTTTTTTTGTCCACAACAACACTGCTTGCATCCCACAAATAATGGTCACTTAATCCAAAACAAACATCTGAAATATGTTTTACTTCAAATTTCCAAACGTTCCAATCGTTTTGTTTTGTTACCAAGCCGTTTTTCATTTCTTGCTCACTTGCAATATGCATCACCTCATCGGTTACGTAAGATTTTTTTAAACGTGCCGAAAATTCAGGTTGCAAAACCTCATCTGGATTCAGCAAATCTCCAGTTGCGTAAACCACATAATTTTTCGGCGCTTTTACAGAATAGGTATAATCATTAAAATCATTGTAAAATTCTTGGCGATCGGTGTGAGGAAGCATATCCCAATTGTTATAATCATCAAAAACAGAAACTCTTGGATAACTGTAGGCTGCAAAAAAAGTAGTTTCGTCAATTTGACCTTCTCTCCCGCTTTCTTTAGATAATGGATAATTCCAATCAATATTAATGGTAATTTTAGAATGTGGCACAAGTGCTTTTTTCATTTTAACACTCCCAACAGTTCCCCAGCTTCTTGCATCTTCTTTATAAGCTTCTCCTTCAATTTTCAGAGACGTAATCGTAAGTCCGTTACTTAAAAAATCTTCACTTACACTTCCTCCGCGTGGAGAAGTAGGCTTATGAAGATTATTGACAAATCTAATTTTAAGATTTCTTAGAGTATCATTACTATTATTTTCATAAACAATAGTTTCAGTACCACTAACGATTTTTGTTTTGGCATCTACCGTAATTTCCATGTTGTAATTACCGTGATTCTGCCAATAATTTTTTCCTGGCTTTCCGTCCATAGAGCGGGTTCCTTTTGCATAAGCTTCTTTTATGTTTCTAGGCATATAAAGTTCTTGCGCAAAGGCATTTTGTGCAAAAAATGCCAAAGCAATTAACAAAAACTGCATTGATTTTGTTCTCATAACTGTTTTAAGATTTTGATGATTTTATTTCGCTATAATATTAGTGGATATTTTTAACTTATTGTTACAATTGAGTTAAAAATTTAAAATCAAGTTAGAAAGTACAAAGCACTAAGTACAAAGTGCAAAGTTTAACACTGAGAAATTAAAGAGTGACATTATAAATCTTAGGAACTTAGAATCTTAGCATCTTAGTATCTTTCAAAAAAAACCGTCTCTTTCAAAAAGAAAAAGACGGATCTCCTACAATTAATATATAACCTTAATAACTACAAAATATAATCGGTATTAATGAAATTTGATTCTTTGCTGTTTAGCAATTCCTGCAAAATTTCATTGTTGTAACCGATATCTTTTGAGGCTACGAACGTACGAATTGAAAAAGAACGCAAAGCATCTGGAATACTTAATGTTCCTACAGCAGAGTCTTTACGTCCAGTAAATGGGAACGCATCTGGTCCTCTTTGGCAAGAACTGTTTAAGTTTACTCTACAAACTAAATTTACCAAAGCATCAATAAGCGGTGCCAAAGTTTTAATATCTTTTCCAAACAAACTCACTTGCTGGCCATAATTTGATTCGGCCATATCTTCAAGAGGTTCATTGATATCTTTGAAAGAAATAATTGGAACCACTGGACCAAATTGTTCTTCGTGATACACTCTCATTTCTTTATTTACTGGATATAAAACGGCTGGGAAAATAAAGTTTTCTGTATGTTTTCCTCCCTTTTCATTTATGATATGTGCACCTTTGTGTTTTGCATCATCAATTAATCCCTGAATATAAGCTGGTTTGTCAGTCTCTGGAAGTGGTGTTAATGAAGCCCCTTTTTCCCAAGGATTTCCAAATCCTAAACTATCAACTTTTTCAGCGAAACGTTTGTTGAATTCTTCTCTGATTGATTCATGAACATATAGAACTTTTAAAGCTGTACAACGCTGACCGTTAAAAGATAAAGTTCCTGCAATACATTCCTGAATAGCCAAATCTAAATCGGCATCCGGCAGAATAATCGCTGGATTTTTAGCTTCTAAACCTAAAATCAAACGAAGTCTGTTTTTGTTTGGATGCTGATCCTGCAAAGCAATCGCCGATTTGCTGTTTCCAATTAATGCCAAAACATCAATTTTTCCAGATTTCATAATTGGCGAAGCAACTTCTCTTCCGCGTCCGTAAACGATATTGATAACACCTTTTGGGAAACTGCTTCTGAAAGCTTCCAACAATGGCGAAATACATAAAACGCCATGTTTTGCAGGTTTAAAGATTACGGCATTCCCCATAATCAAGGCCGGAATCAATAAAGAGAAAGTTTCGTTTAACGGATAGTTGTATGGACCAAGACATAAAACAACTCCTAGTGGTCCACGGCGGATCATAGCGTTTACGCCCTGCACTTTCTCAAAATGTGCGCTGCGTCCGTTTAATTCTTTATAACTGGCAATTGTATCATAGATATATTCAACCGTTCTGTCAAATTCTTTTTGCGAATCGCCAAGGTTTTTTCCAATTTCCCACATCAAAAGTTTAACCACTTCCTCACGAGTTTCTTTCATTTGCTTAACGAAATTCTCCATGCATTTGATACGGTCAGCCACTTTCATTGTTGGCCATAAACCTTGTCCTTTATCATAAGCCGCATTTGCAGCTTCAACAACTTCGGCAGCTTCTTTTTCTGCCATAAACGGAATCGATCCTAATAAGGTTGGCGCATATTTTTCTGTAGAGGAAATAGTTGAAAACACAGGTGTAGTTTGTCCTGTCCATTTTTTCAGTTCTCCATTTACAAGATAAGTATCTTGGTTTATCAGCTCTTTAATCTGATATTCTTCGGGTATTAAACTCATAATCTGGTAATTTATAGTTTGGTTATTAATAGCATTTTAAACAAAAAAAGAGGCTTTTATGCGCCTCTTCTTCTATTTTATGGTTGTACGGTATCTCCTTCCCAGTCCAGTATACCACCTAGCAGATTGTAGGCATTCTCAATCCCTAGCTCATTCATTATCTGACATGCTTTGGCGCTTCTGGCACCAGAACGGCAATACACATAATAATTTTTGTTTTTATCTAATTCTTCAATTTCATAAATAAAAGCCTGACCTTTATTGATGTCAATGTTTAAAGCATTCTCAATATAGCCATCATTAAATTCGTCTTCAGTTCTTACATCAAGTATAACTGCATTTTCGTCAGCATTTAACTGAGCAACCCAATCTTCTTGTGATAAATTCATAGTATTATGTGTTTTTGTAAAATTACGACGTTTCTATTTATAAAAAACGTACCAAATGCGATTTCGATTATTATTCTCAGAAAACGTTTTAGAGAAAGGATTATAATCAGTGAATTACAAATTTAGTTACTATTTTTAAAAATTCACTCTACAAAATCGATAGAAAATTAGGATTTATTCATTTGCATAAAATACAACTCAAATACTTATTCCTGATAATTTATACCATAGGAATCTATTATCTTTGTAATAAATTATAATTTTTAATTCGATTTTGATAAAATGTTTTGCCACGAATTACACAAATTAAAGTGTAGAAATTAATGTCTTGGCAAAAAAAATCAACATACCGAAAAAGATAAAGTATTTCAAAAAAAAAAATCGCCATCAAATGCAACGCAGACACCGAATAAATTAGTGAAAATTTGTGCAATTTGTGGCAAAAAAAATAATCCATGCAAAACTCCTTAAAAAATATTTTTCCTAATTTTTCAAACGAACTCATTGCTACGATTGAAGAAAACGGAAGCCAGCAAAATTTTGGGGCGGGAACGATTTTAATGCGTACGGGACAATACATCAAAAACACGGTTTTGATCCTAAAAGGAAAAATCAAAATTTATCGCGAAGGCGAAGATGGTGGCGAGTTTTTAATGTATTATTTACAACCCGGACAAGCCTGCGCCATTTCGATGATTTGCACTGCCAAAAGTGAAAAAAGCCAAATCATGGCCAAAGTTGTCGAAGATGTTACCGTGATGATGATTCCGTTGCAATTGATGGACAAATGGATGATGGAACACCGTTCTTGGTACGAATTTGTTATTGAAACCTACAGAAGCCGTTTTGAAGAAGTCCTGGAAGTGGTTGATAATATTGCTTTCCGATCTATGGATGAACGTTTGGAATTTTATTTAAAAAGACATTCTGATGCTTGTGGCTGTTCTGAAGTCAAACTTTCGCATCAAGAAATCGCAACCGAATTAAATACTTCTAGAGAAGTTGTTTCAAGATTACTCAAAAAAATGGAACAACGTGGTTTGGTAAAACTCAACCGGAACCAGATTGAGTTATTGAAGTGATATTGGCCACAGATTATACTGATTAAACAGATTTTCACAGATTTTTTTGTCACATTGAGCGAAGTCGAAATACTTTGTGGGCTTCGACTTCGCTCAGCCTGACACACTTTTAGTAATTAATCTGTGGCAACCTGTTCCATCTGTAAAATCCGTGGACAATAAAAATCAGCACACAGAAAAAAAATCATTCTAATCAATATAATCTGTGGCAAAACAAAAAAATCCTTCTGTGATAAATGTTACTGTAGAATTCTAATTTACTGAGCAACTTTGCATCAAAATAAATGCAATGGAATATTTAGGCTATTTTGCTTCAATCATAATCGGGATTTCGCTGGGACTAATTGGCGGTGGCGGTTCTATTTTGACCATTCCTATTTTAGTGTATTTATTTAAAGTAAATCCGGAGCAAGCTACATCTTATTCCTTATTTATTGTTGGATTAACCGCGCTTTCCGGAAGCTACAGCCATTACAAAATGGGAAATTTGAAATTAAAATCGGCGTTGTATTTTGCGATTCCTTCTGTGATTTCGATTTTGATTATACGTGAAGTTATCTTTCCGAAAATTGCTTCAACTTTATTTTCAATTGCTTCGTATTCTGTTTCAAAAGATTTTCTGATCATGATTGTTTTTTCAATCCTAATGATCACGGCGGCAATTTCAATGATTCGAAAACCTCAACCCGAATTACAAAGTTCCGAAACTAATTACATTCAATTAAGCATAATTGGTTTCATTGTCGGAATCATAACAGGTTTTCTTGGCGCTGGTGGGGGATTTTTGATTATTCCAGCTTTATTGTTTTTTGCCAAATTGCCAATGAAACAAGCCGTTGGAACTTCTCTTCTAATTATAACAATTAATTCTTCAATAGGCTTTGCGGGAGATTTATACATTGGAACACCAATAAATTACCCATTTTTATTTGGAGTTTCTACAATGGCACTTCTCGGAATGTTGATTGGAAGCCAACTTTCTAAAAAAATCGACGGAGCAAAACTAAAACCGCTCTTTGGATGGTTTGTGCTCGTAATGGGATTTTATATTATTACGAAAGAGGTTTTGTTCTAAAATTTACAACATCACACATATTCGGCAAATTTGTGTAGATTTTTAAATATTTTCAATTTAGTTTACTTGTAAAGCAATCTTTGTCAAAGTTTAATGCTTTGACAAAGATCAAACTAAAAAGATTGTTTAAAATATTTAAATATCATATTTCCATTTTTTATTTTCCTTATCAAATTCTGCACGAACATAACGGATGTACTTTACAGGAACTTTAGTAGTCACATGCTTTTTTTGTTCCCAATCTTTGACCTGACTATATAAATTTATAGCCTCTATTTCAAATTCGTTTAATGGTCGCTTGCTTTTCACACTGAAGCTCTTCAATAATCCAAAAACCGGATCATTTACAAAATCCGGTTCCGAATAATCCATATCCAATCCTGTAAAAATCGAAATCAATTTCCCTTTTTCATCTATATACAATGCCAGTACTGCATATGTTTTTTGATAATCTTTAACCTTTCCATTTCTAAAAACCGAATCTATATCGGTTATTGGCTTCGTATAGTTGAATTCACTTCTGATATCGGGATTATCATTATATATGTAATCTTGCAAATTAAAACGATTTCCGTTGTCTAAGACTTTTTGCACATATGAATCAATCTCTCTTCCTCCTATAAATTCAGAGTTAGAACACATACTACTAAAACCTAACTTCCCATTATTTTCTTGAGCAAAAACCAACCATTCCTGGTATTGATATTCTTCTGTATAACAAGAACTCCATCTTGCATTTTCTTTATTATAATAAGATGTAAAAGACAATTCTTTCGGAATTTTACCTTTTTTATAACTTTCGAGTACTTTAAATTTGATTGTATAAGTTGCAGAATCCTCGCTAAAGATTTTAGAAGTAATTATTCCTTTAAATACATATTTTGAAGAATAAAATTCCAAAATTGTTTTTGGAGTATCACAATCACAAGCAGAAACTTTAATACAGCCAAATAAGAAAAAGAAGAAAGAAAGTATTTTGGTTTTCATGAATTTATAATTATCATAAATAATCTAATTTATTTTTTGGGCGTTTTCGCCGCGGCGAACGGGCTATCCGCTAAATTCCCGATTAACAAAAACTACGGCTAAAAAGCCTTGTCTTTCTAAATAGATAGATGTCGCTTCTATCCCTAACGCAATATCGGGGTCAATGACATTTTTCAATTTCCATATTCTATTTTTTAATTAATCGAATTTTGGTACACTGCATAATTAATTTTCTTCCTTTATTCGTTTCTTCGAATTTTTCTTCTCGTTCTATCTCAAGTTGTAAATCCTCCATCTTCAGCAATTTCAAAATATCTTTTGCCATATTCCTCACCAAATCCCATTCATGACTTGTTTCAAGCAAAAAATCATCCCAAAAATCTGGAGATTTGTCTCCACTTCTGTTGTCAAAAAACAAATCCAATTCCTCAAGTTTTTCAAGCTGTAGATTAGTTAATAAATTAAAATTTCGATATTGATCTACCATTAATGTAAAATACAAATCAAAATCTTCTGCCATTTCACAACAAACTGCACCGTATCCAATAATTTCAAATTGTCTTTCTGAATTACTTGAAAGAGTTATCAAAGTTTTGATTAACTCTCCGAATTTCCAATAGACAAGATTTCTCTCATTTTTCAAGTCAAATTTTCCATAATCTAATAAAGGATGAAATTCCATAATTTACATTTTTGAATTGCCTCCAGCTTTAGCTGGAGGTAAACAAATGTATACAAAAAAGGCTTTAGCCAAAACCGCAAAGTTTGGCTAAAGCCCGATTCAAATCCAAACAAAAACCTCCAGTTAAAACTGGAGGCAATTGATATAATTAATTCGTAAAAATTCGTTACTACAATGATATCCAAAATTCATTTAGTTTCTAAACTTTTGTCAATACTCCAAGGAATATAAGCTTCAAATTCTACCTGAATTAATCCCTCCTTGTCTTCAAAAAATGTCAGACTATTTTGTTCACAAAAACCTATTGAAAAATTATCACAAACATCTACTAATTCAATTTGAAAACTTTCATTCCCAATATTTCTTCTAAAATCTTTACCATCAATAATTTTTCCTTTAAAATGAAACCATCCTGCTATATGATGCAATCCATTTTGCAAAATTTGATACGATAAAATTTCAACTTCCTTTTTATAATCAATCCCTAGATTTAAAAACAAAGTTTTAACTTCTTCAGGAAAAACATTTTCACGATTTTGAATGTAGTTTCTACAATCATTACATAGGCATAATTCTGCTCCACCTTTAATAACATTGGAATAATTCTTAATTGTTAAAGATTTATCAACATCAAATTTCCAATTTTTAAACTGTACTATTTCCATATAATTATTCAATTGCCTCCAGTTAAAGCTGGAGGTAAACAAATGTATACAAAAAAGGCTTTAACCAAAAACCGCAAAGTTTGGCTAAAGCCCAATTCAAATCTAAAAAAAAACCTCCAGTTAAAACTGGAGGCAATTCATTTATATTGATTTTAAAATTTTGTGTAATTTATAGCTATAAAATCCAACAATGGAAATTCAAGTATGTTAAAATAAAAATTCGTGAATTCGTGGCTAACTAAAAACTCAATGTTCCCCATACCCAATATCATCCATCTTACCGCTAAAAACACGATATTGAATAATAAAATAAACAATCACCAAAAACAAAGCAATAAAAAACCAACTCAAACCAGCATTCAATCCATATTCATGCGCTGCTGTATTATAAATTGTTAATGACGGATTTACTTTATTTGTCGAAGGCAAAACATTCGGGAAAATCGAAACTGCTGTCGAGGCAAATCCACCGACTAAAAACAAAGTCGAAAACAAGAATCCGTAACCGTCTTTTTTAAAAGAACGAACTTTAAATAATCCAGCAATTCCAGCGAAAGTCATTAAAGGAAAAAACCACAAAATTGGATTTTCAATAAAATTATGAAACGGCTTTGGCTCAATAAAATGCCAAATTCCCAATGAAATAAAAACCAAAACAAGCAAAACAAAGTTCAGTTTAAAAACTACATTTTTAAGTTTCGGGTTTAAAGACGAATTGGTTTTATAAATAATCCAGTTCGCACCGTGAATCGTCAACGCGACAACACTTACAATTCCCAGAAAAAGCGTAAACCAATCTATAATTCCCAATTCATTTGCTTGCGGACTAAAAGTTGGATTCCACAAAGGCAGAAAGAAAAAATGCGGCTCTTGTGTCGAAACGCCATTTTGAACCATTCCGAGATTGACACCACGAACAATATTTCCTAAAGCAATTCCGAAGAAAAGCGCCAAAAGCAAACTCGCAATTCCGAAAGCTTTATCCCAAATCGCTTCCCACATATGATTGTGAACTTGACCGCGCATTTCCAATCCGATGGCGCGAAAAATCAAAAGCCATAAAATCATAATCAAAGGCAGATAAAATCCGCTGAAAGAAGACGCATATAAAGTTGGAAACGCAAAAAACAAAACACCTCCCGCCGCAATTAACCAAACTTCATTCGCATCCCAAAACGGCCCAATTGAATTGGTAATTGCTTTTTTATCTTTTTCTGTCTCGGCAAAAAATAAATGAATAATTCCTGCGCCAAAATCATAACCGTCTAAAACCAAATAAACAGCTAGAATTCCCATTAAAACTACGTACCAAAAAAATTCCATACTTATATTTTTTCTGTTGAAAGTTCCACATGATGAGGTCCTTTATTGATAATTTTTCCAATCAAAAGCAAAAACAGCATTCCGAGCAAAAGATACAAACCGATAAATCCAAGCAAAGTAAATAATGTATTTCCTGATGAAACTGTTGGCGAAGCTCCGGCTCCGGTTCGCATTAAATTATAAACCAGCCAAGGTTGTCTTCCCAATTCGGCCGTGTACCAGCCGGTTGTGTTGGCGATATAAGGAAACGGCATCATGAACATCAACGACCATAAAAGCCATTTGGTTTCAAATAATTTTCCTCTTATTAATTGAAAAAGAGACAAGAGCATTAATCCGATAAATACAGTTCCAAGACCGACCATAATATGATAGGCATAATACAATCCCGAAATATTCGTTGGATGCAAATCTTCTTCAAACTGGTCTAAACCTTGAATTTCCTGATTCCAATTTCCATAAGTCAGGAAACTCAAAATATTTGGAACGGCGATTTTGTTATCCAATTTCTTGTCTTTTACATCGGGTTGGCCAATTAGTACAATCTCTGAACCTTTCTGTTCCGTATGAAAAATCCCTTCCATTCCGGCAAAAGTCACAGGTTGGTATTTCACTACATTTTTCGCCAATAAATCGCCTGTTGGAACGGCAACGAAAATGCTCGAAATCAATCCGAAAATCACTCCTGTTTTTAAGAACAATTTTCCGAAAGAAACATTTTTTTTACTTAAAATATAAAAAGCTCCAATTCCAGCAACAACAAATGAACTTGTTACCAAAGAAGCGGCTTGATTATGCAAATAAGACGGCCAAAGCCACGGATTTAAGAATAAAGCTTGAAAATTATTCAACACAAATTTTCCGTTTTCTAAGATTTCATAACCTACAGGATTCTGCATCCACGAATGTGTAGCAATAATTAAAAATCCGCTGGCCCAAGAACCGATCATGATTAATAAGCCGGTTACAAAATGCAATTTATGTCCGAGGAGTTTTTCTCCAAATAAAAATATTCCCAAGAAAGAAGATTCGAGAAAGAAAGAAAACATTCCTTCCATGGCAAGCGTTTGCCCAATAATTCCTCCCGTTAATTCGGAAAACTTTGCCCAATTGGTTCCAAACTGAAACTCCATCGGTATTCC comes from Flavobacterium sp. KACC 22761 and encodes:
- a CDS encoding cytochrome ubiquinol oxidase subunit I gives rise to the protein MEEMLFYDRMQFAFTITFHYLFPQLTMGLSLIIVYFKWKYLKTKDEQYNHATHFWMKIFALNFAMGVVTGIPMEFQFGTNWAKFSELTGGIIGQTLAMEGMFSFFLESSFLGIFLFGEKLLGHKLHFVTGLLIMIGSWASGFLIIATHSWMQNPVGYEILENGKFVLNNFQALFLNPWLWPSYLHNQAASLVTSSFVVAGIGAFYILSKKNVSFGKLFLKTGVIFGLISSIFVAVPTGDLLAKNVVKYQPVTFAGMEGIFHTEQKGSEIVLIGQPDVKDKKLDNKIAVPNILSFLTYGNWNQEIQGLDQFEEDLHPTNISGLYYAYHIMVGLGTVFIGLMLLSLFQLIRGKLFETKWLLWSLMFMMPFPYIANTTGWYTAELGRQPWLVYNLMRTGAGASPTVSSGNTLFTLLGFIGLYLLLGMLFLLLIGKIINKGPHHVELSTEKI